Proteins encoded in a region of the Tubulanus polymorphus chromosome 10, tnTubPoly1.2, whole genome shotgun sequence genome:
- the LOC141911873 gene encoding uncharacterized protein LOC141911873 — protein sequence MARVSIFWLAMTSLLLVTWSSRGNARIICTSDKVTCSCTGDEFTKIPDDISTNISEFEFDGKVESINSASFAGFSNLSTIKVEGVGLRSVTDSPFFQMKKLKNLYLAYNNITIIPSATLVGNGYLETIDFRNNSIISIESFSFVHATSQGGGKADFSFNRLQSLNDYIFKLSAFESLDFSHNRLRTISKFSLRGIRGLKKLDLRFNELSVLSDEFDFLDELEILSLSYNKLLHVSADIFKSTINLRELTLRGNRIVSIGNFLANLKQPKLFRSLDVTNSSILCNCESKWLKKFIEQSPGKVVNARDVMCTDPMTKPLLEMSESEFAKCFKPVITKLVQYDWRSVVCRVKGDPFARIYWISPFRTELQSDRNYHIYYSLETEGILVINRVAELAYGDYTCVAENSIGSVNRTINVKTPVELEREKCSIGSAVAGSILGTVAFCLVVAGIYYAYRKYQSEAKWRQCRDELQRRNSYEAPIYKGNSYSNLRELEEHY from the exons ATGG CCCGAGTATCCATCTTCTGGCTTGCGATGACCTCGCTCTTGCTGGTCACGTGGTCCTCGCGAGGCAATGCGCGGATAATTTGTACAAGCGATAAAGTCACGTGTTCGTGTACCGGCGACGAGTTCACGAAAATACCCGACGACATTTCGACGAACATAAGCGAGTTCGAATTTGACGGAAAAGTTGAAAGCATCAACTCGGCCTCGTTCGCCGGATTTTCGAATCTATCCACGATAAAGGTTGAAGGAGTTGGGCTTAGGTCAGTAACAGATTCGCCATttttccaaatgaaaaaattgaagaaCTTGTATCTCGCCTATAACAACATCACAATAATACCGTCGGCTACGTTGGTTGGCAACGGTTACCTGGAAACCATCGATTTCCGCAACAATTCGATAATATCGATCGAATCGTTTTCGTTCGTGCACGCGACCTCCCAAGGCGGCGGAAAAGCGGACTTTTCGTTCAACCGTCTCCAAAGTCTGAacgattatattttcaaattatcggCGTTCGAATCTTTGGATTTCAGTCACAATCGTCTGCGaacgatttcgaaattttccCTGCGCGGAATTCGCGGCCTGAAAAAACTCGATCTACGATTCAACGAACTGTCGGTTCTATCCGACGAATTCGATTTCTTGGACGAATTAGAAATCCTTTCGCTTTCGTACAACAAGTTACTGCACGTTAGCGcggatattttcaaatcgacGATTAATCTACGGGAGCTGACCCTGCGGGGAAATCGGATAGTATCGATCGGAAACTTCCTGGCGAATTTGAAACAGCCGAAACTGTTCCGCTCGCTGGACGTGACAAACTCCAGCATCTTGTGCAACTGCGAATCGAAATGgttgaaaaaattcatcgaGCAATCGCCGGGTAAAGTTGTCAACGCACGCGATGTCATGTGCACGGACCCGATGACGAAACCGCTGCTCGAAATGTCCGAGTCCGAATTCGCGAAATGTTTCAAACCGGTGATTACGAAACTAGTTCAGTACGATTGGCGTAGTGTCGTCTGCCGCGTGAAGGGAGACCCGTTCGCCAGGATTTACTGGATTTCTCCGTTTCGGACTGAGCTTCAGTCTGATCGAAACTATCACATCTACTACTCGCTGGAAACGGAAGGGATCCTCGTGATTAATCGTGTCGCGGAACTCGCATACGGTGACTACACGTGCGTGGCCGAAAACAGCATCGGCAGTGTGAATCGGACGATCAACGTTAAAACACCTGTCGAACTGGAGAGAGAGAAATGCTCGATAGGTAGCGCTGTGGCAGGCTCGATTTTAGGAACGGTTGCCTTTTGTCTCGTTGTAGCGGGGATCTATTACGCGTACCGGAAGTATCAATCGGAAGCAAAATGGCGGCAGTGCCGCGACGAACTTCAAAGAAGAAATAGCTACGAGGCTCCGATATACAAAGGAAATAGCTATTCGAATTTACGGGAATTGGAAGAACATTACTAA
- the LOC141911874 gene encoding cyclic nucleotide-binding domain-containing protein 2-like, with protein MVIYVKRILRSMIGLSADLTTSSATQLQWYALNSPEGDELAFNPLLFNRDKIHTRVPEWTRSILELSADERTERDIHRLHALLRGLKSMSRFTQKVQLAMCRAFSYMSVDAGRVILRENHVGLSFYFIYSGSVFVNVSDVTNSGEHFVTTEKILTQGESFGELALLKDVKRSATVTTRENCELLTIDKYVFSEVCPQIFQQEIHEKFRFMSSLAVFSRSYWPDSRLSALCFETVTLDYKINKVIVRNSQTDDYMYICMQGKCRILKRLATPSPQRSLSRRSNALSAPPQIVLHAAEPCSDQFDKTVRSNSCPDNKRSLLKSMELPYGPYSNQIEPISSENLLNPEGGGDNSFLSGASIYNRSTPRKRSSISLKTFLENDDVTIRAGGRQTIDLEIGTLSPGDVFDLDSLVFPKLQGQVASPGVDNCLYLVSSGARLLRFKKSTFHSLALPEAVEHCKAVAAKMSYPSDDVLLNSYQLKTRWNLFRNALLHQVAPRSTEVATKLPPVDSRQASGVRRDVKMATQAVRAFKFTPAENIAF; from the exons ATGGTAATTTACGTGAAGCGAATCCTACGCAGTATGATTGGTTTAAGCGCTGACCTGACTACGTCATCGGCCACGCAACTTCAGTGGTACGCATTAAATTCACCAGAGGGCGACGAGTTAGCATTCAATCCTTTGTTGTTCAACCGAGACAAG atcCACACTCGTGTGCCCGAATGGACTCGGTCGATTCTGGAACTATCGGCCGACGAACGAACCGAAAGGGATATACACAGACTACACGCGTTGCTGCGCGGTTTGAAGAGTATGTCTCGTTTTACACAGAAAGTACAGTTAGCAATGTGTCGCGCGTTCAGTTACATGAG tgTTGACGCGGGTCGTGTGATACTCAGAGAAAACCACGTCGGActcagtttttatttcatctatTCCGGTTCCGTTTTCGTCAATGTCAGTGACGTCACAAATTCCGGGGAGCATTTCGTCACAACGGAGAAAATACTCACCCAGGGAGAATCGTTTGGG GAATTGGCCTTGTTGAAAGATGTAAAGCGTTCGGCTACAGTAACAACGAGAGAAAACTGTGAATTATTGACTATCGATAAATACGTCTTCTCGGAAGTTTGTCCGCAAATATTTCAACAGGAGATCCACGAGAAATTCAGATTCATGAG ttcGTTAGCAGTTTTCAGTCGTTCGTACTGGCCGGACAGCCGCTTGAGTGCGCTGTGTTTCGAAACGGTTACGCTCGACTACAAAATCAATAAAGTAATCGTTAGAAACAGTCAAACAGACGACTACATGTACATATGTATGCAG GGAAAATGTCGGATTCTGAAACGATTGGCCACGCCTTCACCACAACGATCGCTATCTCGGAGATCGAATGCGTTATCGGCACCGCCGCAGATTGTTCTGCACGCCGCTGAGCCCTGTTCTGATCAGTTCGACAAAACGG TGAGGTCGAATTCTTGTCCTGACAACAAAAGAAGTTTGCTGAAATCAATGGAACTGCCGTACGGACCGTATTCTAACCAG ATCGAACCGATTTCTTCAGAAAATTTACTGAATCCTGAAGGTggtggcgacaattcatttctaTCGGGTGCTTCGATTTATAACCGATCGACGCCAAGAAAACGATCGTCGATATCATTAAAGACGTTTTTAGAAAACGATGACGTCACGATACGCGCGGGAGGACGACAGACGATTGACCTCGAAATCGGTACATTGAGCCCTGGGGATGTCTTT GATCTAGACTCACTGGTGTTCCCAAAGCTGCAAGGACAAGTAGCGTCACCTGGTGTTGATAATTGTCTCTACCTGGTGTCGAGTGGAGCACGGTTGTTACGATTTAAGAAGTCGACATTCCATTCGCTCGCTCTACCGGAAGCTGTCGAGCATTGTAAAGCTGTAGCCGCTAAAATGAG TTACCCCAGCGACGACGTACTGTTGAACTCGTATCAATTGAAAACACGCTGGAATCTGTTTCGGAACGCATTGCTCCACCAGGTTGCGCCACGATCGACGGAAGTCGCGACTAAACTTCCGCCGGTCGATTCACGACAAGCGTCCGGCGTCCGGCGGGACGTCAAAATGGCAACTCAGGCTGTTCGAGCGTTCAAGTTCACTCCCGCTGAAAATATCGCGTTTTAG